In Micromonospora inyonensis, the genomic window TTCCGGTGGCGATGCCGAGACGGTATATCTCCAGGACCGCGGGGGCGTGCCCGTCGCCCATCGCCGTGATCGTGATGCCCCCGGCGGCGGTCGTCCAGGTGGCGCTCACGCGACGGTCTCGTCGGCTGTGGCGGGCAGTTGCAGCAGGACGGCGAGTTGGCGGAACGCCTCCGGCCTCACCCGGTACCAGACCCAGGTGCCGCGTCGGTCGGCGTCAACCAGGCCGGCTTCCCGGAGCACCTTCAGGTGGTGGGAGATGGTCGGCCCGGACAGCTCGAACGCGGGGGTCAGATCGCAGACGCAGACCTCGGGCGCCGAGGCGATCATCGACATCAGTCGCAGCCGGACCGGGTCGCCCAGGGCCTTGAACATCGGCGCCACGGTCTCCGCCTCGCCGGCGTCCAGTGGCCGTACGGCGATCGGCGGGCAGCAGGCCACCGCCCGCAGGTCCACCACCGGCAACGCTTGCTTCGGCATGCGCCTAGGTTGACAGATATCGAAACAGGGTGCAACAGTTGGCTTGCTTCGAAAAGCATCTAGGCAAGGGTGGGTGGTGATCCGGCTGCTGCGCCGGCCGTCGCTCCGCCGTGCCGATGCCGAGGGCAACCGCACCACCGCACTGACCCCAGCGCGCGTCCGTCGACCAACCAGGAGGAGAACCATGTCCCGCGTCCAGCTCGCCCTGCGTGTGTCCGACCTCGAAGGCTCCGTCGCCTTCTACTCGAAGCTGTTCGGCACCGGGCCGGCCAAGCGTCGCCCCGGCTACGCCAACTTCGCCATCGAGAATCCACCGCTGAAGCTCGTCCTGCTCGAAGGCGAACCCGACCAGCCGACCGTCATGGACCACCTGGGCGTCGAGGTGTTCAGCACCGACGAGGTCGACGCCGCCACCCGGCGCCTCACCGACGCCGGCCTCGTCACCCTGGAGGAGAACAGCACCGAATGCTGCTATGCCCTCCAGGACAAGGTCTGGGTGCGTGGCCCCGGCAACGAGCCCTGGGAGGTCTACACCGTCAAGGCGGACTCCCCCCAGGCGGAGAAGGCCATCCCGAGCGCCTGCTGCACCCCGGCCGCCGAGCAGGAGCCCGCGGCCAGCGGTGCCGCCGCGAACTGCTGCTGACCGGGTCGCGTGCGCGCCCGTCCCGGTCCCGAGCGGGCGCGCACGCCCGGACGTCGTGAGGGCCGTGCGGCGCTCACGGCAACGGTGCGGCCCTCGCGGGACGTCCGGCGCTCGCGGTGGTGGTGCGGCCGACCCGACTACGCCTTCCGGTCGGAGCAGCAGCCGTCGGTGCAGCCGGCGGGTTGGCCGGTGACGGCGGTGTCGACGGGCAGCGGCGCACAGTCGTCACAGTGCTCGCCGCGCCAGGCTTCCAGGCCCTCCTTCACCGCCACCCCGGCGATGACGAGCGCCGCGACCGGATCGGCCCAGGACCAGCCGAGAACGGCGTTGAGGAGCAGACCGACGAGGAGTACCGCCGACAGATAGGTGCACAGCATGGTCTGCGTGGAGTCGGCCATGACCGTTGCCGAGCCGAGTTCGCGGCCGGTGCGCCGCTTCGCCCGTACGAGCAGTGGCATCACGATCAGCGACGCCACAGCCAGGCCGATGCCGACCGGACTGGCGTCGGCGTCCCCGGCGGTCAGCAGCGAACGTAGGGCATCGAACGTCACCCACGCGGCCAGGGCGAAGAAGGAGACCCCGATCAGCCGCAGCGCCAGTCGCTCCCGGTCCTCGGGTACCCGGGAGCGGAACTGCCAGATCAGTACGGCCGCGCTGGACACCTCGACGAACGAGTCGAGGCCGAAGCCGACCAGCGCCGCCGAGGAGGCCGCCGCGCCGGCGGCCATCGCCACCAGGCCCTCCACCAGGTTGTAGCCCGCTGTGGCGTACGCGAGCCAGAGACTGCGTCGCGACAGTGCCGCCCGGCGCTCCGGGGTCAGCGCGGGGACGCTCATGCGCCGGCCGCCGCCGGGGAGCCGTCCGGCACGCCGTAGACCGGACACAGGGCGACCGCCGCGCCGGTGGCGGCGAGGAGCTGTTCCGCCGAACGCAGCAGATCCAGCAGCTCCGGCCGGGTCAGCGCGTAGAACGACTGGCGACCCTCGACCCGATAGTCGATCAGCCCGCAGTCCCGGAGGCACGCGAGATGCTTCGAGACGGTCGACTGCGCCAACCCCAACTCGTCGGTCAGGTCCACGACCCGCGCCTCACCGGAGGCCAGGCGACGCACGATCGCCAACCGTGCCGGATCCCCGAGGGACCGGAACAACGCCACGGCAGGGGCGAGCCCCGGAGAACAATCAATCGCCATGAGGCG contains:
- a CDS encoding cation diffusion facilitator family transporter, whose product is MSVPALTPERRAALSRRSLWLAYATAGYNLVEGLVAMAAGAAASSAALVGFGLDSFVEVSSAAVLIWQFRSRVPEDRERLALRLIGVSFFALAAWVTFDALRSLLTAGDADASPVGIGLAVASLIVMPLLVRAKRRTGRELGSATVMADSTQTMLCTYLSAVLLVGLLLNAVLGWSWADPVAALVIAGVAVKEGLEAWRGEHCDDCAPLPVDTAVTGQPAGCTDGCCSDRKA
- a CDS encoding ArsR/SmtB family transcription factor, producing the protein MAIDCSPGLAPAVALFRSLGDPARLAIVRRLASGEARVVDLTDELGLAQSTVSKHLACLRDCGLIDYRVEGRQSFYALTRPELLDLLRSAEQLLAATGAAVALCPVYGVPDGSPAAAGA
- a CDS encoding ArsR/SmtB family transcription factor: MPKQALPVVDLRAVACCPPIAVRPLDAGEAETVAPMFKALGDPVRLRLMSMIASAPEVCVCDLTPAFELSGPTISHHLKVLREAGLVDADRRGTWVWYRVRPEAFRQLAVLLQLPATADETVA
- a CDS encoding ArsI/CadI family heavy metal resistance metalloenzyme encodes the protein MSRVQLALRVSDLEGSVAFYSKLFGTGPAKRRPGYANFAIENPPLKLVLLEGEPDQPTVMDHLGVEVFSTDEVDAATRRLTDAGLVTLEENSTECCYALQDKVWVRGPGNEPWEVYTVKADSPQAEKAIPSACCTPAAEQEPAASGAAANCC